One stretch of Verrucomicrobiia bacterium DNA includes these proteins:
- a CDS encoding flagellar FliJ family protein: MKPFRFTLQAVLTVRQRQEREALERYAAALMARRKAGEALESAEEELVRGADVLRTRLAAAVPAGDAARHQDHLRELDVRRAQAVEVLRTADRGVASALQAMLEARRQREVVEQCRDKQRQRHQRDQWAAEAKLIDELALRRTALARTLHGTDPRP; this comes from the coding sequence GTGAAACCGTTTCGATTCACCCTTCAGGCGGTCCTGACGGTCCGGCAACGCCAGGAACGTGAGGCCCTCGAACGCTATGCGGCGGCGCTGATGGCACGGCGGAAGGCCGGCGAAGCGCTGGAGTCGGCCGAGGAGGAGCTGGTGCGTGGGGCCGATGTCCTTCGCACGCGACTCGCCGCCGCGGTGCCGGCGGGCGATGCGGCCCGGCACCAGGATCATCTCCGCGAGCTGGATGTCCGTCGTGCGCAGGCGGTGGAGGTCCTGCGCACGGCCGACCGTGGGGTCGCCTCCGCGCTCCAGGCCATGCTCGAAGCCCGCCGGCAGCGCGAGGTGGTCGAGCAATGCCGGGACAAGCAGCGGCAGCGGCATCAGCGCGACCAATGGGCGGCCGAGGCGAAGCTCATCGATGAACTGGCCCTGCGCCGGACCGCCCTGGCCCGGACGCTGCACGGGACGGACCCACGACCATGA
- a CDS encoding FliI/YscN family ATPase — MTPRISTPSRPLHRVEAVRQRLQQASFVRNHGRVVQSIGLVVESEGPLAAVGEMCRIESARHEGATLAEVVGFRNHHVLLMPLGETHGIHPGSEVIALGSALRIPVGEALKGRVLGGLGQPLDDLGPIRTADSVPIHMQPPHPLKRQRIGQVFRTGVKAIDTFMPCGRGQRMGIFAGSGVGKSTLLGMIASGSEADVNVIALIGERGREVREFLEKDLTDEGRRRSVVVVATSNEPAIARLKGAFVAMSIAEHFRSEGQNVLLMMDSVTRFAMAQREIGLAVGEPPATRGYTPSVFSLLPQLLERAGTGERGSMTGLFTVLVEQDDMNDPIADAVRSILDGHIVLTRELATQNHYPAIDVLESVSRLVRDLTSAEQRDLAGRAREALAVYRRNQDLIGIGAYPPGSNPAIDEAIRLHEPLKGFLRQPVDQGCALRESWEGLARSLTSAASTAPAPGQRATS; from the coding sequence ATGACCCCCCGGATCTCCACCCCCAGCCGGCCCCTGCATCGCGTCGAGGCCGTTCGTCAGCGCCTGCAGCAGGCGTCGTTCGTCCGCAACCATGGCCGGGTGGTGCAGTCCATCGGACTGGTGGTGGAATCGGAGGGACCGCTGGCCGCCGTGGGGGAGATGTGCCGCATCGAATCCGCCCGGCATGAGGGTGCGACGCTTGCCGAGGTGGTGGGGTTCCGGAACCACCACGTCCTGCTGATGCCCCTCGGGGAGACGCACGGCATCCATCCGGGCAGCGAGGTGATCGCCCTGGGTTCGGCGCTGCGGATTCCGGTGGGCGAGGCGCTGAAGGGACGGGTGTTGGGAGGGCTCGGCCAGCCGCTGGATGACCTGGGTCCGATCCGGACGGCCGACAGCGTGCCGATTCACATGCAGCCGCCGCACCCGCTCAAGCGGCAGCGCATCGGGCAGGTGTTCCGGACAGGGGTCAAGGCCATCGACACCTTCATGCCGTGCGGACGGGGACAGCGCATGGGCATCTTCGCCGGGAGCGGTGTGGGCAAGTCCACCCTGCTGGGCATGATCGCCAGCGGGTCGGAGGCGGATGTGAACGTCATCGCCCTGATTGGCGAGCGGGGTCGCGAAGTGCGCGAGTTTCTGGAGAAGGACCTGACGGACGAGGGGCGGCGCCGGTCGGTGGTGGTGGTGGCGACCTCGAACGAGCCGGCGATCGCCCGGCTGAAGGGGGCGTTTGTGGCGATGTCCATCGCGGAGCATTTCCGATCGGAGGGACAGAATGTGCTGTTGATGATGGATTCGGTGACGCGCTTCGCGATGGCGCAGCGGGAGATCGGCCTGGCGGTCGGGGAACCGCCGGCGACGCGCGGCTACACCCCTTCGGTGTTTTCGCTGCTGCCGCAGTTGCTGGAACGGGCGGGCACGGGCGAACGGGGATCGATGACCGGCCTGTTCACGGTGCTGGTCGAGCAGGACGACATGAACGACCCGATCGCCGACGCGGTGCGGTCGATCCTCGACGGGCACATCGTGCTGACGCGGGAACTGGCCACCCAGAACCACTACCCGGCGATCGACGTGCTGGAGAGTGTGAGCCGGTTGGTGCGGGATCTGACCTCGGCGGAACAGCGCGACCTGGCGGGGCGGGCGCGCGAGGCGCTGGCGGTGTACCGACGCAACCAGGACCTGATCGGGATCGGCGCCTATCCCCCGGGCAGCAATCCGGCGATCGACGAGGCCATCCGCCTGCATGAGCCGCTGAAGGGATTCCTGAGGCAGCCGGTGGATCAGGGCTGTGCCCTGCGGGAGAGCTGGGAGGGCCTGGCCCGCTCCCTCACGTCCGCCGCGTCCACGGCGCCCGCACCCGGCCAACGAGCGACTTCGTGA